Proteins found in one Polyodon spathula isolate WHYD16114869_AA chromosome 10, ASM1765450v1, whole genome shotgun sequence genomic segment:
- the LOC121322431 gene encoding myb-like protein X isoform X15 — translation MGTQGPGRKRIPNRERLTAEDDTLNVIAREAESRLAAKRAARAEAREIRMKELERQQKEEDSERYSRRARRNTSMSDDDERTSVGSRGSLRVEERPERDFAEKGSRSTSTLSAATLASLGGSSSRRGSGDTSISADTEASIREIKDIHELKDQIQDVESRYMQGLKEMKDSLAEVEEKYRKAMVSNAQLDNEKSNFMFQVDTMKDSLMELEEQLAETRRELDEKVKEHERERHAHSVLQFQFNEMKENLRQSEELLAEIRQLKLKQESSVREVSDLQETIEWKDKKIGALERQKEYFDVIRTERDELRDEIVLLKDVIKKHGIVLGAELTSNGEVGDTVLDSTVQTDSVKRSVQDSTPVLQIPEDGLIGKATAVEMKISLLVDVGNKEILQSAGDKAEKQESLDDDAETQEGHVGEKAQENLAENEQLASVPGDDTLNDPSDFQQWEQNDIASQTSSYLLETAEIDSTLSSNAVAQSSVDDINQNDIHEHSPVLELTYSVDDGSVEADSLIAEGEIMSERETEAINREGEGGKEVVQVIITGPDDEKEGETEQDLSDKEAETTEKGNSDGQQSVQSAEEMRIEGGETKTQEESLDSNKEESVTGSAVTDKVSEHELSQDPTEKVDQAYSTGEEKVHKAEDTNIEGKETQEEGDVKQFTEEAEVEGSVKDDVLGEGNAEKVEHEIAQSPPGKNDEVNCTGEERVQTAVDTNIECKETREENLDSSNLEGSTAREGDVKQGAEKVEVEGLVKGEVLGEGDAIHEQGAIDELEEKEPGASTGKDEHEIAPGPTEKVDEANCTGEGRVQTAEDTDVEGKETQEESIDSTNVKEETEKVEFEGLAVDKVLDEEKMIPEQGELDKLMGNKEPGASTGSEEKVEHEIAQGPTEKVEEKINHAGEDRVKSAEDSNTKGTQDENKDSTDIMEMTVTESDVKQVTEKVGDESFVQLMKTGIASECQEELDSDVVKSKDASSCEAQKEHEEREGVTMETKAEQIEEVTREYVTPSLEHGQKSEEIEGSGKAPQSIAIGEPETLSNDSTVMEEVTVGSDVQAGNEKQEYVSLETETKQEEAILAGDGMTLTMVHCELDSEDTGVSEEALLHRPEDEPEVSCESDTTNNNVEGVTNENDSKEKHVGDVTTSCVVEVDQGEVSIPLEDKGEDIEEAKNKIGNSSQKDEGEGLKQDDLKKEDFEKKVQSQKTEDQNEEDKLEDETNLKSQTTEEQSVEGMANVEAVQENIMGRVVAQGSGDDIKEEPLFSGEGQKVISEDCIETIEEEKRTVNKEVKGTESQNVDPAIVKDVIETKGETAVQSEICVEKVDVELDHQDNLDEKIHPENLETVGTVTEDSKPSENSELSPADKVASQSSVEVETLRDEKSNQGLESTVTGEDNIKSECMFPDGSEQEKTDIEKQTDETIVQQTTADISEVVISEEMATAEKKANAFNLEKERESKDQQPQYEYKEEAQEVKQEVTSKEAVEEKSAEKVEENIPDDIQEKEQVPVKEEKQEETPLTQQEVQEEDNEEDEEGESFDFDDEVGQDLEESDQRVCLEDPLKEKETRQQGAETNNSSPVTNTGSQDKEQSSEKGDADQLKSQDLESEKTGGEQNQKEVEEVCSAGSQGSVKESGERGQQGEDGTEQGDIGREFEKELGEGIKRQSMCEDSVGEPVGQKPDGVQDMEDSKSGSTEDPGKQDAAKGSKKGKGKNKDECQIS, via the exons GACTCCCTGGCCGAGGTCGAGGAGAAGTACAGGAAGGCCATGGTGTCCAACGCCCAGCTGGACAACGAGAAGTCCAACTTCATGTTCCAGGTGGACACCATGAAGGACTCTCTGATGGAGCTGGAGGAGCAGCTGGCCGAGACGAGGAGAGAGTTAGACGAGAAGGTCAag GAACATGAAAGAGAACGACATGCCCACTCTGTGTTGCAATTCCAGTTTAACGAGATGAAAGAAAACCTTAGACAAAGTGAAGAATTGTTAGCT GAAATACGGCAGCTGAAACTGAAGCAGGAGAGCTCTGTTAGAGAGGTTTCAGACTTGCAGGAAACCATCGAATGGAAGGATAAAAAGATAGGG GCGTTAGAGAGGCAGAAGGAATATTTTGATGTGATCCGGACTGAGCGTGATGAGCTCAGAGATGAGATTGTCCTGCTCAAGGATGTAATAAAG AAACATGGGATAGTTCTAGGCGCAGAGCTGACAAGCAATGGAGAAGTGGGCGACACAGTTCTTGACAGCACAGTCCAGACTGACTCTGTGAAGAGGTCAGTGCAGGACTCCACTCCGGTTCTGCAGATTCCTGAGGACGGGTTAATCG GCAAAGCCACGGCGGTGGAGATGAAAATTTCGCTTTTGGTGGATGTTGGAAATAAAGAGATCTTGCAGAGTGCTGGGGACAAGGCTGAAAAGCAGGAGAGCTTGGATGACGATGCTGAGACACAGGAAGGGCATGTCGGTGAAAAGGCACAAGAGAATTTGGCTGAAAATGAACAGTTGGCGTCGGTGCCTGGTGACGACACACTTAATGACCCATCAGATTTTCAGCAATGGGAACAGAATGACATTGCCAGTCAGACCTCTAGCTATTTGCTTGAGACCGCAGAGATTGACAGTACCTTAAGCAGTAATGCAGTTGCTCAGAGCTCAGTTGATGACATAAATCAAAATGACATTCACGAACACAGTCCAGTTCTTGAGCTGACATACAGTGTAGATGATGGAAGTGTAGAGGCCGACAGTCTTATAGCAGAAGGAGAGATCATGAGTGAGAGGGAAACGGAAGCGATTAACAGGGAGGGTGAAGGAGGCAAGGAAGTGGTGCAGGTAATCATAACAGGACCCGATGATGAGAAGGAAGGTGAGACTGAGCAAGACCTTTCTGATAAAGAAGCTGAAACTACTGAAAAGGGTAATAGTGATGGTCAACAAAGTGTTCAGAGTGCAGAGGAGATGAGAATAGAGGGTGGTGAGACTAAAACCCAAGAAGAAAGCTTAGACAGTAATAAGGAAGAGTCTGTAACAGGGAGTGCTGTCACTGACAAAGTTTCAGAGCATGAACTTTCTCAGGATCCTACAGAAAAAGTTGATCAAGCTTATAGTACTGGTGAGGAAAAAGTTCATAAAGCCGAGGATACCAATATCGAAGGCAAAGAAACACAAGAGGAGGGTGATGTAAAGCAATTTACAGAAGAAGCAGAGGTTGAAGGTTCGGTAAAAGATGACGTTTTGGGTGAAGGGAATGCGGAAAAAGTTGAACATGAAATTGCTCAGAGTCCTCCAGGAAAAAATGATGAGGTTAATTGTACTGGTGAGGAAAGAGTTCAGACTGCTGTGGATACCAATATAGAATGCAAAGAAACACGAGAGGAAAACCTAGACAGCTCAAATCTTGAGGGAAGTACAGCAAGAGAGGGTGATGTAAAACAAGGAGCAGAAAAAGTAGAGGTCGAAGGGTTGGTAAAAGGTGAAGTTTTGGGTGAAGGGGATGCGATTCATGAGCAGGGAGCAATAGATGAATTGGAAGAAAAGGAGCCAGGGGCAAGTACAGGAAAGGATGAGCATGAAATTGCTCCTGGTCCTACAGAAAAAGTTGATGAGGCTAATTGTACTGGTGAGGGAAGAGTGCAGACTGCCGAGGATACTGATGTTGAAGGCAAAGAAACACAAGAGGAAAGCATAGACAGCACAAATGTGaaagaagaaacagaaaaagTAGAGTTTGAAGGTTTGGCAGTGGACAAAGTTTTGGATGAAGAGAAGATGATTCCTGAGCAGGGAGAATTAGATAAATTAATGGGGAACAAGGAGCCAGGGGCAAGTACAGGATCTGAGGAAAAGGTTGAACATGAAATTGCTCAAGGTCCTACAGAAAAAGTTGAAGAAAAAATTAATCATGCTGGTGAGGACAGAGTTAAGAGTGCTGAGGATAGCAACACAAAAGGAACACAAGATGAAAACAAAGACAGCACAGATATTATGGAAAtgactgtgacagagagtgaTGTAAAACAGGTAACAGAAAAAGTAGGGGATGAAAGTTTTGTTCAGTTAATGAAGACAGGCATTGCGAGTGAGTGCCAGGAGGAGTTGGATAGTGATGTAGTGAAGAGCAAAGACGCAAGTTCATGTGAGGCTCAGAAGGAGCATGAGGAACGGGAAGGGGTTACCATGGAAACCAAAGCAGAACAGATAGAGGAAGTGACCAGGGAATATGTGACACCTTCCTTAGAACATGGGCAGAAATCCGAGGAGATTGAGGGTAGTGGCAAGGCCCCACAAAGTATTGCGATTGGAGAACCAGAGACTTTATCCAATGACAGCACAGTCATGGAGGAGGTGACTGTTGGTTCAGACGTCCAGGCTGGCAATGAGAAACAAGAATATGTTTCTTTAGAGACTGAAACAAAGCAGGAAGAAGCGATCCTAGCAGGAGATGGAATGACCCTAACCATGGTCCACTGTGAGCTGGATTCAGAGGACACAGGTGTAAGTGAGGAAGCCTTACTACACAGACCTGAGGATGAACCAGAAGTTAGTTGTGAAAGTGACACAACCAACAACAATGTAGAAGGAGTGACTAATGAGAATGACAGTAAAGAAAAGCATGTAGGAGATGTGACCACTTCATGTGTTGTAGAAGTAGACCAAGGAGAAGTCTCAATACCTCTGGAAGATAAGGGTGAAGATATTGAGGAAGCCAAGAATAAGATAGGCAACAGCAGCCAAAAGGATGAAGGAGAAGGACTTAAACAAGACGACTTGAAGAAGGAAGATTttgaaaagaaagtgcagagtCAGAAAACTGAAGACCAAAACGAAGAAGATAAACTTGAAGATGAAACCAATTTAAAAAGTCAGACTACAGAAGAACAGAGTGTTGAAGGAATGGCAAATGTTGAAGCTGTACAGGAAAATATCATGGGTAGGGTCGTAGCTCAAGGGTCTGGAGATGATATAAAAGAGGAACCTTTGTTTAGTGGAGAGGGTCAAAAAGTAATTTCAGAAGACTGCATTGAGACCATTGAAGAAGAAAAGAGAACTGTAAACAAGGAAGTGAAGGGAACAGAGAGTCAAAACGTAGATCCAGCAATTGTTAAAGATGTCATTGAGACTAAGGGAGAAACAGCAGTTCAGTCTGAAATCTGCGTGGAGAAAGTAGACGTTGAACTTGACCACCAAGACAATTTAGATGAAAAAATACACCCTGAGAACCTTGAAACAGTTGGCACTGTCACAGAGGATAGTAAACCCAGTGAAAACTCTGAACTGTCACCAGCAGACAAAGTGGCTTCACAAAGTTCTGTAGAAGTGGAGACCCTTAGAGATGAAAAAAGCAATCAGGGTCTTGAATCAACAGTCACAGGGGAAGATAACATCAAATCAGAATGTATGTTCCCTGATGGCAGTGAGCAGGAGAAAACTGATATTGAAAAACAGACAGATGAAACAATCGTTCAGCAAACTACAGCCGATATAAGCGAAGTTGTTATATCGGAGGAAATGGCTACTGCTGAGAAGAAAGCCAATGCATTTAAtttagagaaagaaagagagagtaAAGACCAGCAACCTCAATATGAGTACAAAGAAGAGGCCCAAGAAGTGAAGCAAGAGGTAACTTCAAAAGAAGCGGTAGAAGAAAAGAGTGCGGAAAAAGTAGAGGAGAACATTCCTGACGACATCCAAGAAAAAGAGCAAGTACctgttaaagaagaaaaacaggaGGAGACACCGCTCACACAACAGGAAGTTCAAGAAGAGGACaatgaggaagatgaggaaggaGAGTCATTCGACTTTGATGATGAAGTGGGACAGGATTTGGAAGAATCGGATCAGAGAGTTTGCCTAGAAGATCCACTTAAGGAAAAAGAGACACGGCAACAGGGTGCTGAAACAAACAATAGTAGTCCTGTGACCAATACTGGTAGTCAAGATAAAGAACAAAGTAGTGAGAAGGGAGATGCAGATCAGCTTAAATCTCAAGATTTAGAAAGTGAAAAGACAGGGGGAGAGCAAAACCAAAAGGAAGTGGAGGAGGTTTGTTCTGCTGGTAGTCAGGGAAGTGTGAAGGAGTCGGGAGAGAGAGGGCAGCAGGGTGAGGACGGGACAGAGCAAGGGGACATAGGGAGGGAGTTCGAGAAGGAGCTGGGAGAGGGTATAAAAAGGCAAAGTATGTGTGAAGACAGTGTAGGGGAACCCGTGGGGCAGAAGCCAGATGGCGTACAGGATATGGAGGACAGCAAGTCAGGAAGTACTGAGGATCCTGGAAAGCAAGATGCAGCCAAGGGGAGTAAGAAGGGAAAGGGGAAAAATAAGGATGAGTGTCAGATATCATGA
- the LOC121322431 gene encoding myb-like protein X isoform X16 has translation MGTQGPGRKRIPNRERLTAEDDTLNVIAREAESRLAAKRAARAEAREIRMKELERQQKEMSDDDERTSVGSRGSLRVEERPERDFAEKGSRSTSTLSAATLASLGGSSSRRGSGDTSISADTEASIREIKDIHELKDQIQDVESRYMQGLKEMKDSLAEVEEKYRKAMVSNAQLDNEKSNFMFQVDTMKDSLMELEEQLAETRRELDEKVKEHERERHAHSVLQFQFNEMKENLRQSEELLAEIRQLKLKQESSVREVSDLQETIEWKDKKIGALERQKEYFDVIRTERDELRDEIVLLKDVIKKHGIVLGAELTSNGEVGDTVLDSTVQTDSVKRSVQDSTPVLQIPEDGLIGKATAVEMKISLLVDVGNKEILQSAGDKAEKQESLDDDAETQEGHVGEKAQENLAENEQLASVPGDDTLNDPSDFQQWEQNDIASQTSSYLLETAEIDSTLSSNAVAQSSVDDINQNDIHEHSPVLELTYSVDDGSVEADSLIAEGEIMSERETEAINREGEGGKEVVQVIITGPDDEKEGETEQDLSDKEAETTEKGNSDGQQSVQSAEEMRIEGGETKTQEESLDSNKEESVTGSAVTDKVSEHELSQDPTEKVDQAYSTGEEKVHKAEDTNIEGKETQEEGDVKQFTEEAEVEGSVKDDVLGEGNAEKVEHEIAQSPPGKNDEVNCTGEERVQTAVDTNIECKETREENLDSSNLEGSTAREGDVKQGAEKVEVEGLVKGEVLGEGDAIHEQGAIDELEEKEPGASTGKDEHEIAPGPTEKVDEANCTGEGRVQTAEDTDVEGKETQEESIDSTNVKEETEKVEFEGLAVDKVLDEEKMIPEQGELDKLMGNKEPGASTGSEEKVEHEIAQGPTEKVEEKINHAGEDRVKSAEDSNTKGTQDENKDSTDIMEMTVTESDVKQVTEKVGDESFVQLMKTGIASECQEELDSDVVKSKDASSCEAQKEHEEREGVTMETKAEQIEEVTREYVTPSLEHGQKSEEIEGSGKAPQSIAIGEPETLSNDSTVMEEVTVGSDVQAGNEKQEYVSLETETKQEEAILAGDGMTLTMVHCELDSEDTGVSEEALLHRPEDEPEVSCESDTTNNNVEGVTNENDSKEKHVGDVTTSCVVEVDQGEVSIPLEDKGEDIEEAKNKIGNSSQKDEGEGLKQDDLKKEDFEKKVQSQKTEDQNEEDKLEDETNLKSQTTEEQSVEGMANVEAVQENIMGRVVAQGSGDDIKEEPLFSGEGQKVISEDCIETIEEEKRTVNKEVKGTESQNVDPAIVKDVIETKGETAVQSEICVEKVDVELDHQDNLDEKIHPENLETVGTVTEDSKPSENSELSPADKVASQSSVEVETLRDEKSNQGLESTVTGEDNIKSECMFPDGSEQEKTDIEKQTDETIVQQTTADISEVVISEEMATAEKKANAFNLEKERESKDQQPQYEYKEEAQEVKQEVTSKEAVEEKSAEKVEENIPDDIQEKEQVPVKEEKQEETPLTQQEVQEEDNEEDEEGESFDFDDEVGQDLEESDQRVCLEDPLKEKETRQQGAETNNSSPVTNTGSQDKEQSSEKGDADQLKSQDLESEKTGGEQNQKEVEEVCSAGSQGSVKESGERGQQGEDGTEQGDIGREFEKELGEGIKRQSMCEDSVGEPVGQKPDGVQDMEDSKSGSTEDPGKQDAAKGSKKGKGKNKDECQIS, from the exons GACTCCCTGGCCGAGGTCGAGGAGAAGTACAGGAAGGCCATGGTGTCCAACGCCCAGCTGGACAACGAGAAGTCCAACTTCATGTTCCAGGTGGACACCATGAAGGACTCTCTGATGGAGCTGGAGGAGCAGCTGGCCGAGACGAGGAGAGAGTTAGACGAGAAGGTCAag GAACATGAAAGAGAACGACATGCCCACTCTGTGTTGCAATTCCAGTTTAACGAGATGAAAGAAAACCTTAGACAAAGTGAAGAATTGTTAGCT GAAATACGGCAGCTGAAACTGAAGCAGGAGAGCTCTGTTAGAGAGGTTTCAGACTTGCAGGAAACCATCGAATGGAAGGATAAAAAGATAGGG GCGTTAGAGAGGCAGAAGGAATATTTTGATGTGATCCGGACTGAGCGTGATGAGCTCAGAGATGAGATTGTCCTGCTCAAGGATGTAATAAAG AAACATGGGATAGTTCTAGGCGCAGAGCTGACAAGCAATGGAGAAGTGGGCGACACAGTTCTTGACAGCACAGTCCAGACTGACTCTGTGAAGAGGTCAGTGCAGGACTCCACTCCGGTTCTGCAGATTCCTGAGGACGGGTTAATCG GCAAAGCCACGGCGGTGGAGATGAAAATTTCGCTTTTGGTGGATGTTGGAAATAAAGAGATCTTGCAGAGTGCTGGGGACAAGGCTGAAAAGCAGGAGAGCTTGGATGACGATGCTGAGACACAGGAAGGGCATGTCGGTGAAAAGGCACAAGAGAATTTGGCTGAAAATGAACAGTTGGCGTCGGTGCCTGGTGACGACACACTTAATGACCCATCAGATTTTCAGCAATGGGAACAGAATGACATTGCCAGTCAGACCTCTAGCTATTTGCTTGAGACCGCAGAGATTGACAGTACCTTAAGCAGTAATGCAGTTGCTCAGAGCTCAGTTGATGACATAAATCAAAATGACATTCACGAACACAGTCCAGTTCTTGAGCTGACATACAGTGTAGATGATGGAAGTGTAGAGGCCGACAGTCTTATAGCAGAAGGAGAGATCATGAGTGAGAGGGAAACGGAAGCGATTAACAGGGAGGGTGAAGGAGGCAAGGAAGTGGTGCAGGTAATCATAACAGGACCCGATGATGAGAAGGAAGGTGAGACTGAGCAAGACCTTTCTGATAAAGAAGCTGAAACTACTGAAAAGGGTAATAGTGATGGTCAACAAAGTGTTCAGAGTGCAGAGGAGATGAGAATAGAGGGTGGTGAGACTAAAACCCAAGAAGAAAGCTTAGACAGTAATAAGGAAGAGTCTGTAACAGGGAGTGCTGTCACTGACAAAGTTTCAGAGCATGAACTTTCTCAGGATCCTACAGAAAAAGTTGATCAAGCTTATAGTACTGGTGAGGAAAAAGTTCATAAAGCCGAGGATACCAATATCGAAGGCAAAGAAACACAAGAGGAGGGTGATGTAAAGCAATTTACAGAAGAAGCAGAGGTTGAAGGTTCGGTAAAAGATGACGTTTTGGGTGAAGGGAATGCGGAAAAAGTTGAACATGAAATTGCTCAGAGTCCTCCAGGAAAAAATGATGAGGTTAATTGTACTGGTGAGGAAAGAGTTCAGACTGCTGTGGATACCAATATAGAATGCAAAGAAACACGAGAGGAAAACCTAGACAGCTCAAATCTTGAGGGAAGTACAGCAAGAGAGGGTGATGTAAAACAAGGAGCAGAAAAAGTAGAGGTCGAAGGGTTGGTAAAAGGTGAAGTTTTGGGTGAAGGGGATGCGATTCATGAGCAGGGAGCAATAGATGAATTGGAAGAAAAGGAGCCAGGGGCAAGTACAGGAAAGGATGAGCATGAAATTGCTCCTGGTCCTACAGAAAAAGTTGATGAGGCTAATTGTACTGGTGAGGGAAGAGTGCAGACTGCCGAGGATACTGATGTTGAAGGCAAAGAAACACAAGAGGAAAGCATAGACAGCACAAATGTGaaagaagaaacagaaaaagTAGAGTTTGAAGGTTTGGCAGTGGACAAAGTTTTGGATGAAGAGAAGATGATTCCTGAGCAGGGAGAATTAGATAAATTAATGGGGAACAAGGAGCCAGGGGCAAGTACAGGATCTGAGGAAAAGGTTGAACATGAAATTGCTCAAGGTCCTACAGAAAAAGTTGAAGAAAAAATTAATCATGCTGGTGAGGACAGAGTTAAGAGTGCTGAGGATAGCAACACAAAAGGAACACAAGATGAAAACAAAGACAGCACAGATATTATGGAAAtgactgtgacagagagtgaTGTAAAACAGGTAACAGAAAAAGTAGGGGATGAAAGTTTTGTTCAGTTAATGAAGACAGGCATTGCGAGTGAGTGCCAGGAGGAGTTGGATAGTGATGTAGTGAAGAGCAAAGACGCAAGTTCATGTGAGGCTCAGAAGGAGCATGAGGAACGGGAAGGGGTTACCATGGAAACCAAAGCAGAACAGATAGAGGAAGTGACCAGGGAATATGTGACACCTTCCTTAGAACATGGGCAGAAATCCGAGGAGATTGAGGGTAGTGGCAAGGCCCCACAAAGTATTGCGATTGGAGAACCAGAGACTTTATCCAATGACAGCACAGTCATGGAGGAGGTGACTGTTGGTTCAGACGTCCAGGCTGGCAATGAGAAACAAGAATATGTTTCTTTAGAGACTGAAACAAAGCAGGAAGAAGCGATCCTAGCAGGAGATGGAATGACCCTAACCATGGTCCACTGTGAGCTGGATTCAGAGGACACAGGTGTAAGTGAGGAAGCCTTACTACACAGACCTGAGGATGAACCAGAAGTTAGTTGTGAAAGTGACACAACCAACAACAATGTAGAAGGAGTGACTAATGAGAATGACAGTAAAGAAAAGCATGTAGGAGATGTGACCACTTCATGTGTTGTAGAAGTAGACCAAGGAGAAGTCTCAATACCTCTGGAAGATAAGGGTGAAGATATTGAGGAAGCCAAGAATAAGATAGGCAACAGCAGCCAAAAGGATGAAGGAGAAGGACTTAAACAAGACGACTTGAAGAAGGAAGATTttgaaaagaaagtgcagagtCAGAAAACTGAAGACCAAAACGAAGAAGATAAACTTGAAGATGAAACCAATTTAAAAAGTCAGACTACAGAAGAACAGAGTGTTGAAGGAATGGCAAATGTTGAAGCTGTACAGGAAAATATCATGGGTAGGGTCGTAGCTCAAGGGTCTGGAGATGATATAAAAGAGGAACCTTTGTTTAGTGGAGAGGGTCAAAAAGTAATTTCAGAAGACTGCATTGAGACCATTGAAGAAGAAAAGAGAACTGTAAACAAGGAAGTGAAGGGAACAGAGAGTCAAAACGTAGATCCAGCAATTGTTAAAGATGTCATTGAGACTAAGGGAGAAACAGCAGTTCAGTCTGAAATCTGCGTGGAGAAAGTAGACGTTGAACTTGACCACCAAGACAATTTAGATGAAAAAATACACCCTGAGAACCTTGAAACAGTTGGCACTGTCACAGAGGATAGTAAACCCAGTGAAAACTCTGAACTGTCACCAGCAGACAAAGTGGCTTCACAAAGTTCTGTAGAAGTGGAGACCCTTAGAGATGAAAAAAGCAATCAGGGTCTTGAATCAACAGTCACAGGGGAAGATAACATCAAATCAGAATGTATGTTCCCTGATGGCAGTGAGCAGGAGAAAACTGATATTGAAAAACAGACAGATGAAACAATCGTTCAGCAAACTACAGCCGATATAAGCGAAGTTGTTATATCGGAGGAAATGGCTACTGCTGAGAAGAAAGCCAATGCATTTAAtttagagaaagaaagagagagtaAAGACCAGCAACCTCAATATGAGTACAAAGAAGAGGCCCAAGAAGTGAAGCAAGAGGTAACTTCAAAAGAAGCGGTAGAAGAAAAGAGTGCGGAAAAAGTAGAGGAGAACATTCCTGACGACATCCAAGAAAAAGAGCAAGTACctgttaaagaagaaaaacaggaGGAGACACCGCTCACACAACAGGAAGTTCAAGAAGAGGACaatgaggaagatgaggaaggaGAGTCATTCGACTTTGATGATGAAGTGGGACAGGATTTGGAAGAATCGGATCAGAGAGTTTGCCTAGAAGATCCACTTAAGGAAAAAGAGACACGGCAACAGGGTGCTGAAACAAACAATAGTAGTCCTGTGACCAATACTGGTAGTCAAGATAAAGAACAAAGTAGTGAGAAGGGAGATGCAGATCAGCTTAAATCTCAAGATTTAGAAAGTGAAAAGACAGGGGGAGAGCAAAACCAAAAGGAAGTGGAGGAGGTTTGTTCTGCTGGTAGTCAGGGAAGTGTGAAGGAGTCGGGAGAGAGAGGGCAGCAGGGTGAGGACGGGACAGAGCAAGGGGACATAGGGAGGGAGTTCGAGAAGGAGCTGGGAGAGGGTATAAAAAGGCAAAGTATGTGTGAAGACAGTGTAGGGGAACCCGTGGGGCAGAAGCCAGATGGCGTACAGGATATGGAGGACAGCAAGTCAGGAAGTACTGAGGATCCTGGAAAGCAAGATGCAGCCAAGGGGAGTAAGAAGGGAAAGGGGAAAAATAAGGATGAGTGTCAGATATCATGA